In the Leptospiraceae bacterium genome, one interval contains:
- a CDS encoding response regulator, with protein MDKGYIICVDDEVSVLETLQEQLRNHFGSTHEIEIATSAEDALSLIDEVHDSKQVIELIISDQVMPGMKGDKFLEEIHRKLPDAIKILLTGQAGLDSAIHAINYGGLNRYVEKPWNIDSLSKDIRELIEKFRQNLENQHMLNALNRKIEELEEENRKLQTN; from the coding sequence ATGGATAAAGGTTATATTATTTGTGTCGATGATGAAGTATCGGTATTGGAAACTCTTCAAGAGCAATTGAGAAACCACTTTGGCAGCACGCATGAGATTGAAATTGCCACAAGTGCCGAAGATGCACTTTCGTTAATAGACGAAGTTCATGATAGTAAACAAGTTATTGAGTTGATAATTTCGGATCAAGTTATGCCCGGAATGAAAGGTGATAAATTTTTAGAGGAGATTCACAGAAAACTTCCGGATGCGATCAAAATTTTACTTACCGGTCAAGCCGGTCTTGATTCCGCTATCCATGCAATCAATTACGGGGGGTTGAATAGATATGTTGAAAAGCCCTGGAACATTGATTCCCTTTCAAAAGATATTCGGGAGCTTATTGAAAAATTCAGACAAAATCTGGAAAATCAACACATGCTCAATGCACTCAATCGCAAAATTGAAGAGCTTGAAGAAGAAAATCGCAAGTTACAGACTAACTAA
- a CDS encoding HEAT repeat domain-containing protein, whose product MKKKIASYRLTKIFVIFVFFFGISLPTFSQKNPEKQDAVDSEKSLEDSENKEISKIKKPNEKKLTPEQLTKKKEILEKILKFGSTKERKEALRELWNFPKEYSSDLYKVLPELLNEDPDISIKIATIKTISELELTSENKSIINSLSNESDDVKEAAVYAIHKLKIDEACTNLLDILKSKDFSKNTNLTSSIISTLGELPGGKNAYQFLEAKFIDKTSNADIRAQIVLFFGKIKDLRSEKILLEAVENEDEEIVIRAYSMNSLGKINSQSSIAPLKKILKKIKEVKGKAEIKKYSPLKIYGISALALLGDKDILKELFVYAKDDDTNVRIRAIKQLGEIKSKEALELLEYKAKRDPSPKVQAAAKKAIEEINGTTEKK is encoded by the coding sequence TTGAAGAAGAAAATCGCAAGTTACAGACTAACTAAAATTTTTGTAATTTTTGTATTTTTTTTTGGAATTTCTCTACCCACTTTTTCTCAAAAAAATCCCGAGAAACAAGATGCAGTAGATTCAGAAAAATCTTTAGAGGACAGTGAAAATAAAGAAATTTCAAAAATAAAGAAACCTAACGAAAAAAAGTTAACTCCTGAACAGCTTACTAAAAAAAAAGAAATTCTTGAAAAAATTTTAAAATTTGGAAGTACCAAAGAAAGAAAAGAAGCTCTCCGTGAGCTTTGGAATTTTCCAAAAGAATATTCTTCTGATCTGTATAAAGTTTTACCGGAGTTGTTGAATGAAGACCCCGATATTTCAATAAAAATTGCAACTATCAAAACAATTTCTGAGCTTGAATTAACCTCTGAAAATAAATCCATAATTAATTCATTATCAAACGAATCGGATGATGTAAAAGAAGCCGCAGTTTACGCAATCCACAAACTAAAAATTGATGAGGCGTGTACAAATCTTTTAGATATACTCAAATCAAAAGATTTTTCTAAAAATACAAACCTCACTTCTTCGATTATTTCCACTCTTGGAGAATTACCCGGTGGTAAAAATGCATATCAATTTTTAGAAGCAAAATTTATCGATAAAACTTCTAACGCAGACATTCGCGCCCAAATAGTTTTGTTTTTTGGAAAAATAAAAGATTTACGTTCTGAAAAAATATTATTAGAAGCAGTTGAAAATGAAGACGAAGAAATAGTAATACGCGCATATTCAATGAATTCTCTAGGAAAAATAAATTCTCAAAGTTCAATCGCCCCACTAAAAAAGATATTAAAAAAAATCAAAGAAGTCAAAGGTAAGGCTGAAATAAAAAAATACTCTCCTTTAAAAATCTACGGGATTAGTGCGCTTGCACTTCTTGGTGATAAAGATATTTTAAAGGAATTGTTTGTTTATGCAAAGGATGATGACACAAATGTGAGAATCCGAGCCATAAAACAATTAGGGGAAATTAAAAGCAAGGAAGCCTTGGAGTTATTGGAGTACAAAGCCAAAAGAGACCCAAGTCCAAAAGTTCAAGCCGCCGCGAAGAAGGCAATCGAAGAAATCAATGGAACTACCGAAAAAAAATAA